The region GAAAATTTGAGATATGCAAACTCAGATGAGCCAAGATTTCCTCACGCATCTGAAACTCAGCAGTGATGAAAAAGGCCTAGTTGATgtgaaatttgaagaaaatcaAGCTGATGTAGAGCATCGCGCCGTCGATGAAGAAGAAGTCGAagaggatgaggaagaagaagaagaggaattTTCGTTTATGTGCGGAGGAGCGAACACTTCGCCTATAGCGGCGGAGGATGCTTTCATCAATGGCCACATCAAGCCGGTTTTCCCCTTGTTCAGCCGCGATTTGCTATTTTACGGCGAAGATCCCGCCGCCTTGCACGATAATTTGCCGATGAGGCCTCCGGTGAAGGTGTTCGTGGAAACGGCTGGAGGTGCCACGTCATCGGCAGCTGAGACCGAGCGAGCCGCCGGTCCGAGCTGTGACTGGTCGGACCGGAAGGCGGTCGAGGCGTCGCCTGAGGTCTGCAAAAAGAGCAACTCGACCGGGTTTTCTAAAATTTGGCGGTTCAAGGATTTGCTCGGGAGGAGCAACAGCGACGGCAGGGACGCTTTCGTCTTCCTGAA is a window of Salvia splendens isolate huo1 chromosome 3, SspV2, whole genome shotgun sequence DNA encoding:
- the LOC121796517 gene encoding uncharacterized protein LOC121796517; translated protein: MQTQMSQDFLTHLKLSSDEKGLVDVKFEENQADVEHRAVDEEEVEEDEEEEEEEFSFMCGGANTSPIAAEDAFINGHIKPVFPLFSRDLLFYGEDPAALHDNLPMRPPVKVFVETAGGATSSAAETERAAGPSCDWSDRKAVEASPEVCKKSNSTGFSKIWRFKDLLGRSNSDGRDAFVFLNNSHAMGGEKCEKKEAVKVSGKSKKGGKVKTAPLSAHEVYLKSKAKGEERRRSYLPYRPELMGFFTNVNGGLSKNVHPF